Genomic DNA from Dysidea avara chromosome 10, odDysAvar1.4, whole genome shotgun sequence:
GCGGCTACTATTTGAAAACACATGTACATCACGTTTCTGGGGAGTGCcaagacgagtgtgggattcgaactgttccagacacttttttctccctacccaatgacaaagagaaaaaagcggtctggccacgcgagactagtgagggtagcagtgcacaggtctagcagaataggtttaatttcagcttacactctaGTAACTTCTTGAAAGTTATAGTTTTAatgttggatgttctattagagtagttgactgttctattagagtatttcggatttagcaacttctaaggtaagacttactacaaaagtataattttgaacccttcttagtaattcttggataagattagctattcccttgctctttccatcttttcattgcccatacatgtgtataaaatgcaactgcacctgtactacagcttctagaagcttcctagtttgctcattgtaaaattttggaggggggtgcttcagcgccccaaacacccccccccccccccaaatccGCTCTTGGTGAATGGTACTGTCTCGTGGATCGTGATGTTGGTAGGTAGGAAGTGATATCTGTTGGTAAAAAAACGAggtaaaaaactttgtgtaatgtttgtagtcGAGATAATTTGCGGCGAGTCTGGAGAGTTAGCCATGAAAGCTGATTTAACATTGAGGTGGTAGACTAAGTCTaccataatcattcattacccagcgtgctgctcttcgttgtattttttctagctctacaatatctccagtttggtgagggtcccagacgtcagatgcatattctagttgtggcctgaccattgttagataagcagattctttaacttgttttgaacaGTTGTTTAAATTGCGTTTCAGGAAATTAAGTGTTTTAGATGCTTTAGTAACAGTACTAGAAATGTGTGGTGAACAAGATAGTGATGTATTAAGGATTACTCCCAAGTaagtatgttgatcagataGATTTAAGATGTGATTATTGAGGGTATAGACGTGGTGTCAAGGATCTTGTACAACGTATGACAGTACATTTACTAACACTGATTGAATCTAGCTAAGTTGCCAAGTGTTTGCCCATTCTGATAACTTATTCAGGTCTTCTTGAAGCATGTTGGCGTCTTCTGCACCGTTAATAACTCTGTAAAGTAGACAATCATCAGTAAACAAGCGGAGTGGTGAGTTGATATCTTTagtaatgtcattaatgtacaacagAAACATTAATGGTCTGAgcactgtgccttgtggtactccagTAATTAAGCACTGGTACTGGACTCGAGGATTCACTATCTAACACAACACACTGGGAGCGGTGAGTAAGCCAAGTTTGGATCCAATTGTAACTATTACCATTAATTCCATAGAATCTTAATTTAGTTAGTAGTTGCTGGTGTGGTACTGTGTCAAATGCTTTGGAAAAGTCTAATAGGATGATGTCTATTTGTTTTTGGTGGTCTAAAGCAAAGGAGGTATCTTCAGTTAGTGTGATAAGTTGGGTTACACATAAATGGTTAGCTCTGAAtccatgttgattttcaattaatatgttgttCTGATTTAGATGGCTCATGATAGAGTGATATATGATATGCTCCATGACTTTAGCACAAATGGAGGTTAATAAAATAGGACGATAATTAGCAACATTACTACGACTACCCTTTTTATGTACAGGACATATATTAGCTTTTAGCCAGTCATTTGGTAAAAGACTTGTAGAGTAAAgtaaaaattatatataatatcgGTGTTATTTCATCTGCATAGTGCTTTAAGATGTAAGGTGATATACGGTCTGGTCCACTGGCCTTGTGTTCATCAAGTGATGTAAGTATTTGGTATATTCCAGCTTGAGAAATAGATATATCAGGCATGTTGGGTGCATCAGTATGATTATCCATAGTTGGTATTGTTGACAAGTTTTCCTCGGTAAAACTGATTTAAAGTGACTTTTCAAAGCGTTAGCTTTATCCTTTGCACTATGAATTGGTTGATTGTCTACGAATAATGCAGGTATATCAAGTTTGTCTTGACGCTTAGCTCTGATGTATTTCCAAAATTGTCGTCGGTTACCACTAAAGGAGTTATCAAACAGTTTTTTATAGTAGTTGTTATGTGCTTTTTTTCAATTTAGTGTTTATGGAGTTCTTAGTACTCTATGAGTCTGTAATAAACAAGAAGATGCATtactgcatatacaacaatgtgtaactatctcctgtatgttgtgcatggctgttgccacaccactgatatactagcacatcaccagtggcctctagttacaatagAGTCTGTTcagttgtgccatattggcttgattgggatcatttgCTAATTGTGCCATCACCAcgtcccttgttctgcatagcctcacttcactgctgagtcattttcagagacacgtcacacctacaatataaactttcaatatagctaacttaacttggtttttgtgtcagttgtgttttagtattgtggttttctgatgccagttaaactcccttgactgtgtacgtatgcatatgtatcatttcctgtGCATCTTTCTACATgatctgcacacactgtgttggccatgcactgtttgtacatgcccattagtaggttgtcccgttggtaattgtacttggttgtatttgcccccagcctagtaataataataataataataactgctaattgactaacatgtaggtatctgtataaatgtaagcattgattTTCACTGACCTCCATGCTCTCAGttttctaataataattatgtaggcccataaattttgagcaaagttaTCTTTGACATAATTAACTATGTCAATGCATGCCACCAACTGGTGCAAAAGTACTCTTGGACCTAGTCAGGGTGAAatcatagttgccaattgctaAAAAAAGTCACCTTTTAAAGGAGAATGTTTTATGCAAATTACAAATTTTCCagtattagctaatctcctgaaatttatgccTAACATAAACACACTAGCTCGAATTTTcacaaaagtgactgctacattagaaatatggactcaaagttgactgctttattggaaaatgtgactgctctattcaatcttttgtgctgtttttaggcttgaactgtttTAGTGGAATCCAAACTTATACTTTGCACCAGGTATACATAGATCTCATCCATTTAATATtcctcaattctttttgctaaaacttattcctgagttattgcagcataatggatactcTTCTATTCTGTTTGTAAAAATTTCTGATTATTCATGATTAACTATCACCTCTAATGAATAGGGATGTGAAAAATGTAACCAGAGAATCCGTTGAGTTCATTAATGAACTTTTATGttaaattaaaattgatatacCAGGAATTTTCACTTTATTAGCTaccattttgaaattttaaaaatgctgaccttgcagaaATCTGTGTAAATGTAAacagattcctcatgctctaagctttccaaaaatgtataggtttgctaaattgaacaaaagtacatagtgaacctgactacaAGCTAAGCTGCTTAGCGTAACTATCATAACTATATAACTCTCGCATGCAATTATTTTTCCTTCAATACATGCATGTAAACAACGAAATTTTGGCATTGATTGCATAGTGACCACAtcatttattgtttgtggtaTACACTTTCTAGTTTGCTGAGTCACATGACTGAAGACATGTGACTGAGAGAGTCACATGACCATCTAATCCCAGTAGTTTTTGTGGACAATAAATTTAAAGCGGAAGTCATAAAAAAGAAGTGACTGGATTGGTCAAAATCTTGTGCACATGACTTTGTTGGTCACATAAGAACTAGTAGAACCTACTTACTTGATGTATATTTGTACTTTAGGCTTGCATGCACAGTGTGTACTGGCTACCAATTAGCTAGATATCCTGGTTATCATCTCTGGCTATCACGAAGGGATATACAGCTCACATGCAAAATGTCCAGCACTATTATCAAAATTATGCTCATTGTAATGCTTGGATATTTGAATATAACTAACTGACAATACATCTGTGTTACTTTGGTACAGTAGCAATCCTGGAGTTAATCTTAATGCTGTTTGTATTAAAGCCTGGTTCCTCACCGTGGAAGTCAAATTCAAGTTCCACTCCAGGTCGGAAAATCAGGCAATGTGAAGAGCCACCAAAGTGAAATGTCCCTGTCTGTTGACCTTTCTTCACACTCTGTCCTTCTTTGACTGTTATCTCACAAGAAGATACTTCTAACATGCCAACAGCTATAAAACACATCAAGCCAATATACGGATTGTCAGCCTCAATAAAAATTATAGCTCTCGCTGCTACTTCTGTGAGATAGCCTTGAACATAATCAGAAACTGGAAGGTTATTATAGTCTTCATTGCCATTACCCAGTGGATAAGAATAGTAAGTGCCATCTGCAACAAATGCTTTTACAATTTTACCATCTACAGGGCTATGCCATCGGTGATAATTGTAGAGCATCAGAAGACCTTGGTACACGGTTCCCCCAACAAATTTTTCTGCAAGTGTGTCATCAGCTAACATGAATTTTAAATTATAAGGTTGGCCTTTTATCCAAAATTTGCCATGCTTTGTAACTTGTTTTTCAATTCTAAATGGCATTGATTCACATGCATTAACAATGACTCTTCTATCATCTGGATAAGCAATAGGACGAGCATTAGGTTGCAATTTTCTGGTAAAGAAATCATCCCATGAGACAAATCCATAGTGTGGTTTACTGGGATCACAGATAAAATCATCTTCAAAGTTTCCTCCCATTTTTTCTATGGCTTTTGCACTGAACCATCCATCAGTATTCAGAACACTACAAGAATTTGGTGATTTTAGAAAGTCTCCCCACTTATTTAAGATGCTTTTCATATGATAATTGACTTTAGGGTTTAAAAAGGCAACATACCCATCAATTGTTTTCATTGGCTTAGTAAGTATTGCAGTGATGGGATAAGTCAATGTGGTAGTATTATCCCTAAATTCTGGAGGTTTTGTTAACACGTGGTTAATAATTTGAAGCATATGATGATAATCTTTGACCAGTCCTCGAGAAGTTGGAGTCTTCTTGTGGTAGTTTGTTGGAACCTCAGCAAACATTTGACCGAAGAACATTGATAGCTCAGCACTACTCTCAATGGCATCTTTGAATCTTTGAACAACCTGGTCCAATGGGTCAGGCGGTGTCTTCCTTTCAACTTCTTCAATCTGTTTTTGTAACCACTGATCCACAATGACTTCATCAGAAGGTAAGCACTTCCCTACATAGTACGGTACTGCTGTTTCATATGTGCCTGTAACCTCTGCAGGTGCTTTACTGAGGGTGGCACAACAGCATCCCATTTTATAAGTATCTCAACTAGTTCGCTATAAGGGTCACAAAGGTCAGCAAATCAGTTTGGAAGGGTGGGGCACACACCACCCGTCATATGACTGGCCAAAACTACTAAAATCGTCAACACCAGCACTAAGATCGAAACTCAGCACCGTATAACGTGTAttattacatgtagctattatCTATGGCTCCACtgtagtctcatgcccagaccgcttttgtgtgtgggtgcgtgtgcgtgcatgtgtgtggggcgggaaaaaaagtggtctgggcacaagactagcTTCACTGACGGTTGTAACTGGTAACTTACTCTCTgcgcggcgcttatcgataATGAGGGGCTTCAGAATTATTGCAGTGGCAAAAAATAAAACCAGTCagttaaataaaataataaccaAACGAAACCTGACATTCAGTCATTGAGTTGCTTAATGAAAATTATGAGTCTGCTGTACTAGTAGGCAGTTTGCTAAATCTCCTGACTAAAACTCGTGTAACTGAGGCCTAGCTACTACCCAggtatggggtgccatttgtctcaaaaccccaaaaattgagatctaaactaaatatcgtcgatatttactaaacatcgacgacatttgctaaatatcgacgacatttagctaaacatcgacgacatttactaaacattgctgacatttgctaaacatcgacgatattaaTTTTAACAATTCATCTGCTTTtgcgttttaattttctgcgaatccttcagtataataatattataggcgcttatacttgtaaatactaattgctgattagctgcttgtGACTGTAGATGAACCATCTGTGGTGCTATGCGTGACTCATTAGGCTTGTTTTCATTCGGATGAGTCCACGAcctttaatggaaataattgctGCGCGTTTATTAAGATCAATGTTGCTGTCATCGGCGACGAGAGGAACTGATCTCATCTGTGACTAAGGATGTGAGGTATGGAGTTACCTTTTCAGTTGTAAATGTGACAACTTGTAATCTGCACGTGTTTCACTTTTCATCACTGGGTGCCAATACATAATGCTGTCCGCTGTCACTGGGAGTATAATTCGGctgagtataattatttagttgcatgaatcaagtagtgttttatttagtttattaatactttacaggactaatgcacatatcaatgtaattcccgactaccactgatacaGGCTGAGGGTAGGGGATGGTGGGGAATATTCATATGAATCTCAGCAGGCCACAATTTGAATGCTCTTGTCAGACTGGTACTTTTTATTTAGTCAAATTTCCCAACCAAACGATATAATATGGACTTGCCTGCAAAGACGAAATTCTGAGATCATTTCAACTTGTCAACTAGCTACACACAAGGGTAGTTCTAGAAATTTGCTGCCTGGTCTCCCAACTCAAAGGTAGAGCAACTTGTTAAGCTTGATTGCCAGTTGTGCATTATTGGTTACAAGCTTTTAATTTACCCTCAAggaattttaatattggtaacttagatcaagatactctagtagagcagtcaatattaaATTACTCTGATAGAATCATCAACATTATAGAGAGGCAACAGGGataattgaagaattttatTTGCTATAGAGTCATCCATATAATTCATTTTATAgtaggtacagtggaacctctcttatctaggtagtctggtatactgtccttatctcagaaatatccgtaACTAGCTAATATAGTAAAGCTAACTGTTCTGCAATGTTACTATTGCTACTATACATTTTAGTGGGTagaaggggaagtcactacagagcattcgtggtcactcccctgggttgtaaattttttatcacctagcaaccaagtggtagttagaatcaacaagccacctaacatataaacatcttattgtcaatagactacaggccacatgcatgtgactaatttggactgtctgggcctggataatagaggtccagataagggagatTTCAAGGTTATTTCACAGGTCCCTTAGTCCTGTCAAGCAATGTGTGAGTCAGAGGCTGTACAGTTGAATTTAAAAGTGAAAAATGATTCCAGTTTGTGTCAATGATCGCCTATCTACTGTAtcagtgtgaaaagtttaaaatgAATGAGaacttttgtagctatatacagtagtttgAGGCAGGCAAGTTGTAGTAgcaactagtgatgtgcgatatgtgatatatatcgaaaCATCGTGATAAATTTCTTTATATGGTGATACGATATAGAATCGTTATATCGCGATATAAGCCGAAGTATAGATTTTAGTTATAATTAGAGAAAactgtacccaagatgtcattgtacactgtaatattttttgataaaagagcttgtaatgttgtatgctagtgatgtaccatgttgtattgtacttctagtacattagtgctacaagtgtcatcggtgtaagtacacaagctgagtgatgagtttgtatatcgtgatatatattgtATCGTGATAATTGTGTGTAATAATCGTGATATGAAAATATCCtgtatcgcacaccactagtagCAACACTGGTAAGTCAGTTGTACCTCGCTCTCACAGAGGCTCCAACTCTCATGCCTTAGGTGTGATTCTCACAATTTGGCCTTCAATCACGCCCAACATTCTCATGTCTAAAATTGATGCTCACTCCCAGAATTTTCTATTGCTGACTATGCTTCACTGAAGGCTCCCTGAGGCTAGAAAAGGTTGCGGTATGTGCAAGGATTTCAGCAGTCACGTGGTGATCTCTCGTTAAAACTTTAGTTTGGTGGTCAGAGTTCTCAATGGCGGTTGACTGGTTCCACGACTGAGGAGAGTTGTATAAGGACAGCAAACAGTGTACTGGAACTTTGaaaggtcactgggaatccaggCGGTTGGTTGCTACAAGATAGCTACAACCTGTGTGGACATGGTTAGAAGCTAGATAGTTGAGCTGGCAAGACATCTTGTAGAAGTGTGTACTCCAGTGGATCACATGAGCGTCACGTTTGTCATAGAAATTGTAATGAATTGCCACagttgtaatgtacagtagcacacacacacacacacatacacaccagctTTACACTTTTAGCTAGTAATACACAGCTTCTCAATGATGTAACTATGtgcaaacactttcaaatataACTAGTACAAGGAGGCCATGCTATTATGTCATGAAATCCTGAAGTGCTGGTTATAATTTAACTTTGTTGAATTGCATGCTTGGGCTACATCTCCACTGTTCACCTTTATGAAAAATCTCACTCCCAAGAAAGATCCAAGGTTGGAGCGTCTGCTCTCACTCAGCTATCATGTTATTCTGCTGCATGATTC
This window encodes:
- the LOC136268985 gene encoding uncharacterized protein, whose product is MGCCCATLSKAPAEVTGTYETAVPYYVGKCLPSDEVIVDQWLQKQIEEVERKTPPDPLDQVVQRFKDAIESSAELSMFFGQMFAEVPTNYHKKTPTSRGLVKDYHHMLQIINHVLTKPPEFRDNTTTLTYPITAILTKPMKTIDGYVAFLNPKVNYHMKSILNKWGDFLKSPNSCSVLNTDGWFSAKAIEKMGGNFEDDFICDPSKPHYGFVSWDDFFTRKLQPNARPIAYPDDRRVIVNACESMPFRIEKQVTKHGKFWIKGQPYNLKFMLADDTLAEKFVGGTVYQGLLMLYNYHRWHSPVDGKIVKAFVADGTYYSYPLGNGNEDYNNLPVSDYVQGYLTEVAARAIIFIEADNPYIGLMCFIAVGMLEVSSCEITVKEGQSVKKGQQTGTFHFGGSSHCLIFRPGVELEFDFHGEEPGFNTNSIKINSRIATVPK